A single Drechmeria coniospora strain ARSEF 6962 chromosome 03, whole genome shotgun sequence DNA region contains:
- a CDS encoding protein transport protein, which translates to MVRLREVPRTATFAWSPGSGSPRLVTGTRAGAVDADFSDESKLELWDLALDDTQQGIELQPLASITTESKFFEIAWSPPSADHPKGIIAGALENGSLDLWDAAKLEAGASDALFSQTTKHTGAIKTLQFNPLKPQILATAGAKGELFIYDVNDISNPFRLGNAAARSDDIDCLAWNRKVSHILATGGQGGFVTIWDLKTKKATLTLNNSRKSVSAIAWDPNNSTKLLTATPDDAAPVILLWDLRNSNAPERSLQGHEQGILSLSWCHQDSDLLLSCGKDNRTLVWNPQTGERYGELPEMTNWTFQTRFNPHNPNLSATASFDGKITIQTLQNANPDTSQVAADKHLDGEEFFRAAQTQPQGASWSLSKAPRWLERPIGANFGFGGKIVVFKADPTQPGQKRSSQITISRFSADSSVSSATDKFQEVLASGDLAAICEERMQQAKTDEEKADWKVMETLIGDNPRGKIVQYLGFKEDDIVASVTKEPESSEEKAKPTEDAPPKSSGVTDLFDGGDAEGEGEDFLSNVAAAKGTKTNNPFHLFSDSDTHVEKQITKAVMLGNFAKATDICLSEERIADAFLIANCGGQELVDKVQAAYLAKKNGMPSYLRLIGSVIGKNLWDVVYNANLEHWKETMAILCTFSEPSEFPDLCEALGDRISEEGDRTDASFCYLVGLRLEKVVEIWIAKLKEEERAGMKDTSSAESTFSVHARSLQNFIEKVTIFRHVTKFEDAERTKSSDWKLSTLYDKYTEYADILAGHGQLEVAQKYLDLLPTEYAAAEVARSRVQMATKKPAAQASARRQGAPTSVTPSRLGVAAAPAYGFQAPQPASMIPQANPFGGMGQRQSPLPQQPAQQQQPQLYLPPQNPYQPQAGYQAQNQASFGAGLPPPPMGGTPSRNTTPSQPPPSQSKLTENWNDVPLVTKAVPRRPTPLAAPITSPFPNQPGLAGPPSATAQYGQRASPPAPPPKGPAPPRGQSPLVGGFQGPPRPPSTSANQYGPPPPTPGSLAATGTSQIAPRTASPYAAAPTAPQPSNKYAPAPAAQDLTGPPPPGGSMPPPPGAASRPPPAGQYGAPPPQLAPQGHNPYAPSSFGVPQSQPSAPPQGGPPPQGPPPTVANPAPQVAAPPAKAKHPAGDRSHIPANARRLVDLLSQDMQRVASKAPATFAPQVNDTQKRLNLLFDHLNNEELVQAGTIDSLSKLAEAIHSKDYATAQKFQVEIQRDKTDECGNWMVGVKRLIAMSKATS; encoded by the exons ATGGTGCGCCTTCGCGAGGTACCACGGACGGCTACTTTTGCCTGGTCGCCGGGATCGGGAAGTCCTCGTCTCGTCACGGGCACCCGGGCCGGTGCTGTAGATGCGGACTTTTCCGATGAGAGCAAGCTGGAGCTGTGGGATCTGGCCCTCGACGATACACAGCAAGGGATTGAGCTGCAGCCTCTGGCAAGCATCACGACCGAATCCAA GTTCTTCGAAATTGCTTGGAGCCCCCCCAGCGCGGACCACCCCAAGGGCATCATCGCTGGTGCTCTAGAGAACGGTTCTCTCGATCTATGGGATGCTGCGAAGCTCGAGGCGGGAGCATCCGATGCCCTATTTTCCCAGACGACAAAGCACACAGGCGCAATCAAGACGCTGCAGTTCAACCCTCTGAAACCCCAGATCCTAGCCACGGCTGGCGCAAAGGGCGAGCTTTTTATCTACGACGTCAACGACATCTCCAATCCTTTCCGCTTGGGAAACGCCGCGGCTCGTTCCGACGACATTGACTGCTTGGCGTGGAACCGCAAGGTATCGCACATCCTGGCGACGGGAGGTCAAGGGGGTTTTGTCACCATCTGGGATCTCAAGACCAAGAAAGCAACCTTGACTCTGAACAACAGCCGGAAATCTGTCAGCGCCATCGCTTGGGATCCGAACAACTCGACGAAGCTCCTAACTGCTACGCCGGACGATGCTGCACCTGTCATCTTACTGTGGGACCTGCGCAACTCCAATGCGCCAGAGAGGTCGCTCCAGGGTCACGAGCAAGGCATTCTCTCGCTCTCGTGGTGTCACCAAGACAGCGACCTCTTGCTGTCGTGCGGTAAAGACAACCGCACATTGGTGTGGAACCCTCAGACAGGAGAGCGATACGGAGAGCTGCCCGAGATGACCAACTGGACCTTCCAGACTCGATTCAACCCTCATAATCCCAATCTGTCGGCCACTGCCAGCTTCGACGGCAAAATCACGATCCAAACGTTGCAAAACGCCAATCCCGACACGTCTCAAGTCGCAGCAGACAAGCACCTGGACGGGGAAGAATTCTTTCGGGCGGCCCAGACGCAGCCTCAAGGCGCTTCATGGTCATTGAGCAAAGCTCCCAGATGGCTCGAGCGCCCCATCGGCGCGAACTTTGGATTCGGAGGCAAGATCGTCGTCTTCAAGGCGGACCCTACTCAGCCCGGACAGAAGAGATCTTCTCAGATCACCATCTCCAGGTTCTCCGCAGACTCGAGCGTGTCCTCCGCCACGGACAAGTTCCAGGAGGTTCTTGCCTCGGGCGATCTTGCCGCAATCTGCGAGGAGAGGATGCAGCAAGCcaagacggacgaggagaaggcTGACTGGAAAGTCATGGAGACGCTCATCGGAGACAACCCTCGCGGCAAGATCGTCCAGTATCTTGGCTTCAAGGAAGACGACATCGTCGCCAGTGTCACCAAGGAACCGGAGAGCAGCGAGGAGAAGGCCAAGCCGACCGAAGACGCCCCGCCAAAGAGCAGCGGAGTGACTGACCTGTTTGACGGTGGAGATGCCGAGGGAGAAGGCGAAGACTTCCTTTCCAACGTTGCGGCAGCCAAGGGGACAAAGACGAACAATCCGTTCCACCTGTTCAGCGACAGCGACACCCATGTCGAAAAGCAAATCACAAAAGCCGTGATGCTGGGTAACTTTGCAAAGGCGACCGATATCTGTCTGTCCGAGGAGCGTATCGCGGATGCTTTCCTGATTGCCAACTGCGGTGGtcaggagctcgtcgacaaggtcCAGGCGGCCTACCTCGCGAAGAAGAATGGCATGCCGAGCTACCTGCGACTCATCGGCTCCGTGATTGGCAAGAACCTGTGGGATGTCGTGTACAACGCCAACTTGGAACACTGGAAAGAGACGATGGCGATCCTCTGCACATTTTCCGAACCGTCCGAGTTTCCGGATCTCTGCGAGGCTCTGGGAGATCGCATCAGCGAGGAAGGCGATAGAACGGACGCTTCCTTCTGCTACCTTGTCGGCCTGAGGCTCGAGAAGGTTGTCGAAATTTGGATCGCCAAACTCAAGGAAGAGGAGCGAGCTGGCATGAAAGATActtcgtcggccgagtcgaccTTTTCCGTACATGCCAGGTCGCTGCAGAACTTTATCGAGAAGGTGACCATCTTCCGCCATGTCACCAAGTTCGAGGACGCCGAACGGACCAAGTCCTCGGATTGGAAGCTGAGCACGCTGTACGACAAGTACACCGAGTATGCTGATATCCTGGCGGGACACGGTCAGCTGGAGGTGGCTCAGAAGTATCTCGACCTGCTGCCGACCGagtacgccgccgccgaggttgcTCGAAGTCGCGTTCAGATGGCTACGAAGAAGCCGGCCGCTCAGGCTTCAGCTCGACGACAGGGAGCACCGACGAGCGTCACTCCATCCCGCTTGGGGGTGGCGGCGGCTCCGGCCTATGGTTTCCAAGCCCCCCAGCCTGCCTCGATGATTCCCCAGGCCAATCCCTTTGGCGGGATGGGCCAGAGGCAGAGCCCTCTgccgcagcagccggcgcagcagcagcaacctCAGCTGTATTTGCCACCGCAGAACCCATATCAACCTCAAGCAGGCTACCAAGCGCAGAACCAAGCAAGTTTCGGTGCTGGACTTCCTCCGCCCCCGATGGGAGGCACCCCCTCGAGGAACACAACTCCGTCTCAGCCTCCGCCCTCTCAATCGAAGCTCACGGAGAACTGGAATGACGTCCCCTTGGTGACCAAGGCGGTGCCTCGGAGGCCGACACCCCTTGCCGCTCCCATCACCTCCCCTTTCCCCAACCAGCCAGGTCTAGCTGGGCCGCCTTCGGCCACTGCCCAGTACGGACAGCGTGCGAGCCCACCTGCGCCGCCTCCGAAGGGCCCGGCTCCACCCCGTGGGCAGTCGCCGCTGGTTGGCGGCTTCCAGGGACCGCCGCGGCCTCCGTCGACATCGGCAAACCAGTAcgggccgcctcctccgacGCCAGGCAGCCTGGCAGCCACCGGCACGTCTCAAATCGCTCCGCGAACGGCTTCACCTTACGCCGCCGCGCCCACCGCTCCCCAGCCGTCCAACAAGTAtgcgccggcaccggcagctCAAGACCTGActggcccgccgccgccgggtgGTTCCatgccaccgccgcctggcGCGGCAAGCCGACCGCCTCCCGCGGGCCAGTACGGGGCACCGCCCCCGCAGCTGGCTCCCCAAGGCCACAACCCCTACGCGCCGTCATCGTTCGGGGTACCGCAGAgccagccgtcggcgcctccTCAGGGCGGACCGCCTCCTCAGGGCCCACCTCCAACGGTTGCGAACCCGGCACCGCAGGTGGCTGCAccgccggccaaggccaagcaTCCCGCGGGAGACCGATCGCACATTCCTGCCAACGCACGACGATTGGTTGATCTTCTCAGCCAAGACATGCAGCGTGTCGCGTCCAAGGCGCCCGCGACATTTGCTCCTCAGGTGAATGACACGCAGAAGCGGTTGAACCTCCTATTCGACCACCTGAACAACGAGGAGCTTGTTCAGGCGGGCACGATTGATAGCTTGTCGAAGCTGGCAGAAGCAATCCACTCGAAGGATTATGCAACGGCCCAGAAATTTCAGGTAGAGATCCAGCGAGACAAGACGGATGAGTGCGGCAACTGGATG GTCGGCGTGAAGCGACTGATTGCCATGAGCAAGGCGACTTCTTGA